One Triplophysa dalaica isolate WHDGS20190420 chromosome 11, ASM1584641v1, whole genome shotgun sequence genomic window carries:
- the fgf8a gene encoding fibroblast growth factor 8, whose amino-acid sequence MRLFPSRLSYLLLHLFAFCYYAQVTIQSPPNFTQHVSEQSKVTDRVSRRLIRTYQLYSRTSGKHVQVLPNKKINAMAEDGDVHAKLIVETDTFGSRVRIKGAETGFYVCMNRRGKLIGKNNGHGKDCIFTEIVLENNYTALQNVKYEGWYMAFTRKGRPRKGSKTRQHQREVHFMKRLPRGHQIAEHRPFDFINYPFNRRTKRTHYSGER is encoded by the exons ATGAGGCTCTTTCCATCGCGATTGAGCTATCT ATTACTTCACCTCTTTGCGTTTTGCTACTATGCTCAG GTAACCATTCAGTCCCCGCCTAATTTTACACAGCATGTGAGTGAGCAAAGTAAGGTGACGGACCGGGTCAGCCGTAGACTCATCCGGACCTACCAGCTTTACAGTCGAACCAGCGGCAAGCATGTACAAGTTCTGCCTAACAAGAAAATCAACGCCATGGCCGAAGATGGCGACGTTCACG cCAAACTCATAGTGGAGACTGACACATTCGGGAGTCGAGTACGAATTAAAGGAGCGGAAACGGGCTTCTACGTCTGCATGAACAGGAGGGGAAAGCTTATTGGCAAG AATAATGGTCATGGGAAAGACTGCATTTTCACAGAGATAGTACTGGAGAATAACTACACAGCTCTACAGAATGTGAAGTATGAAGGCTGGTACATGGCCTTTACACGCAAAGGCAGACCCCGCAAGGGCTCCAAAACCAGGCAACATCAGCGGGAAGTCCACTTCATGAAGAGGCTGCCCAGGGGACATCAAATCGCAGAGCACAGACCCTTTGATTTCATCAACTACCCTTTCAACAGACGGACTAAACGCACCCACTACTCTGGAGAGCGTTGA